Proteins from a single region of Juglans microcarpa x Juglans regia isolate MS1-56 chromosome 5S, Jm3101_v1.0, whole genome shotgun sequence:
- the LOC121267798 gene encoding uncharacterized protein LOC121267798, translating into MILSRQIKNFYQSPFLSNPSKLQKRKKPETFLAPRKAAVDRRKVAIRGCSEPEGENKTERRTFLTLEEAGLVEMSGLDTHERFLCRLTISSLNLLRVISEQEGCPIEELNAGRICDWFLKDKLKREQNIGSAVLQWDDSGFQI; encoded by the exons ATGATTCTGTCCAGACAAATCAAGAACTTCTACCAGTCACCATTTCTATCCAACCCTTCAAAGCTCCAAAAGCGAAAAAAGCCAGAGACCTTTTTGGCACCAAGAAAGGCAGCAGTGGACAGAAGGAAAGTTGCCATAAGAGGATGCAGTGAACCGGAAGGAGAAAACAAGACCGAGAGGCGAACTTTCTTGACCCTTGAGGAAGCCGGGTTGGTAGAAATGTCCGGCCTGGATACTCACGAGCGCTTTCTTTGCCGTTTAACG ATATCGTCACTGAACCTACTAAGAGTTATTTCGGAGCAAGAGGGATGTCCCATCGAGGAATTGAACGCCGGGAGAATCTGTGATTGGTTTCTGAAGGATAAGCTGAAAAGAGAGCAGAATATAGGGTCTGCAGTCCTTCAATGGGATGATTCTGGGTTTCAGATTTGA